Proteins encoded by one window of Enterococcus saccharolyticus subsp. saccharolyticus:
- the ilvN gene encoding acetolactate synthase small subunit, with protein sequence MRRIITAIVYNKSGVLSRITSVLNRRQVNIESISVGVVEAEISRMTIVINVNTLSEAEQVTKQLNKQIEVVKVSDITDDPHIERELALIQVNAPMSIRSEIQAVIAPFRADIVDVAQKTIIIQVVGTHDKIDAFIDVLRPYGIKQLARTGITGIKRG encoded by the coding sequence ATGAGACGAATTATAACGGCAATCGTTTATAACAAATCCGGTGTATTGAGTCGAATTACAAGTGTGTTGAACCGTCGACAAGTAAATATTGAAAGTATTTCAGTTGGCGTGGTTGAAGCAGAAATTTCTCGAATGACAATTGTCATTAATGTGAATACTTTGTCAGAAGCAGAGCAAGTAACCAAACAATTGAACAAACAAATTGAAGTGGTGAAAGTATCTGATATTACAGATGATCCACATATCGAGAGAGAATTAGCTTTAATTCAAGTGAATGCACCAATGAGTATACGATCTGAGATTCAAGCAGTCATTGCACCATTTCGTGCCGATATCGTTGATGTGGCACAAAAAACTATTATTATTCAAGTGGTTGGTACCCACGATAAGATTGACGCATTTATTGATGTGTTACGTCCGTATGGTATCAAACAATTGGCAAGAACCGGTATTACCGGTATAAAAAGAGGTTAA
- the ilvC gene encoding ketol-acid reductoisomerase, translated as MVKVYYEDAVVENALEGKTIAVVGYGSQGHAHAQNLRDNGHQVIIGIREGKSAEAAREDGFDVFEVSEAAKQAEVIMILAPDEIQGSLYEKEIAPNLEAGNSLVFAHGFNIHFDVITPPADVDVFLVAPKGPGHLVRRTFADGFAVPALFAVYQDATGKAKETALSYAQGIGATRVGVLETTFKEETETDLFGEQAVLCGGLTSLIEAGFETLVEAGYQPELAYFEVCHEMKLIIDLIYEGGFAKMRDSISNTAEYGDYVSGPRVITEVAKANMKEVLTDIQNGTFANNFVKDNENGFPEFKKMRAERAGHQIEAVGAELRKMMPFVKTID; from the coding sequence ATGGTAAAAGTTTATTATGAAGATGCAGTAGTAGAAAATGCACTAGAAGGAAAAACAATTGCGGTTGTGGGATACGGTTCTCAAGGTCATGCCCATGCTCAAAACTTAAGAGATAATGGCCACCAAGTTATCATCGGAATTCGTGAAGGTAAATCAGCAGAAGCAGCCCGTGAAGATGGCTTTGATGTTTTTGAAGTAAGTGAAGCAGCGAAACAAGCAGAAGTAATCATGATTTTAGCACCAGACGAAATTCAAGGTTCACTTTATGAGAAAGAAATTGCACCAAACTTGGAAGCAGGAAACTCTTTAGTATTTGCTCATGGATTTAACATTCACTTTGATGTTATCACTCCTCCAGCAGATGTTGATGTATTCTTAGTAGCACCAAAAGGACCAGGTCACTTGGTTCGTCGTACATTTGCAGATGGCTTTGCTGTACCAGCATTATTTGCGGTATATCAAGATGCAACAGGTAAAGCAAAAGAAACAGCATTATCTTATGCACAAGGGATCGGCGCAACTCGTGTAGGTGTATTAGAAACAACGTTTAAAGAAGAAACAGAAACTGACTTATTCGGTGAACAAGCAGTTCTATGTGGTGGTTTAACTAGTTTGATCGAAGCAGGTTTTGAAACATTAGTAGAAGCTGGTTACCAACCAGAATTGGCTTACTTTGAAGTATGTCATGAAATGAAATTAATCATCGACTTGATTTATGAAGGTGGATTCGCTAAAATGCGTGATTCTATCTCAAACACTGCAGAATACGGTGACTACGTTTCTGGTCCACGCGTTATCACAGAAGTTGCAAAAGCAAACATGAAAGAAGTTTTAACAGACATCCAAAATGGTACATTTGCAAATAACTTTGTAAAAGACAACGAAAATGGTTTCCCAGAATTCAAGAAAATGCGCGCAGAACGTGCTGGTCACCAAATCGAAGCTGTTGGTGCTGAATTAAGAAAAATGATGCCATTCGTAAAAACAATCGACTAA
- the ilvA gene encoding threonine ammonia-lyase IlvA: MGLVTRNDVDQAYQLLKSAVAHTPLQYDRYLSEKYQATILLKREDLQKVRSFKLRGAYYAIKKRSQSELAAGVVCASAGNHAQGVAYTCREIGVQAVIFMPSTTPQQKVSQVSFFGGNNVTIELVGDTFDASAAAAKAFAKEKGMAFIDPFDDPAIIAGQGTLAVEMMADALAESYQPDYVIAAIGGGGLISGVSTYVKDVSPVTKIIGVEPKGAPSMQEAFDYGAPIALEQLDKFVDGAAVKEVGQLTYQHAKEYVDQLMTVDEGLVCSTILELYSKQAIVAEPAGALSVAALEAIQDEIKGKTVICIISGGNNDINRMAEIEERSLIYQGLMNYFVINFPQRPGALKEFVNDVLGPDDDITRFEYTKKINRGSGPVVLGVLSKTREDVPSLFERIVEFDPTYIDLSENQSLFTLLV, translated from the coding sequence TTGGGGTTAGTAACAAGAAATGATGTAGACCAAGCGTATCAGCTACTCAAATCAGCTGTTGCTCATACACCATTACAATATGATCGATATCTATCAGAGAAATATCAAGCAACAATCCTACTAAAACGAGAAGATCTGCAAAAAGTTCGTTCATTCAAATTGCGAGGCGCTTATTATGCGATTAAAAAGCGCTCGCAAAGCGAACTAGCAGCAGGCGTTGTGTGTGCCAGTGCAGGAAACCATGCTCAAGGAGTTGCGTACACTTGTCGAGAGATTGGTGTCCAAGCCGTAATCTTTATGCCAAGTACAACGCCACAACAAAAAGTATCACAAGTTTCTTTCTTTGGTGGCAATAATGTCACGATTGAATTAGTAGGAGATACCTTCGATGCTTCGGCAGCAGCAGCTAAAGCTTTTGCAAAAGAAAAAGGGATGGCGTTTATTGACCCGTTTGATGATCCCGCGATTATCGCAGGACAAGGAACGTTAGCCGTTGAAATGATGGCTGATGCGTTAGCAGAAAGTTATCAACCTGACTATGTCATTGCAGCTATTGGCGGCGGTGGTTTAATTAGTGGTGTTAGCACGTATGTAAAAGACGTTAGCCCAGTAACTAAAATTATTGGCGTGGAGCCAAAGGGAGCCCCTTCGATGCAAGAGGCTTTTGACTACGGCGCACCTATCGCCTTGGAACAACTCGATAAATTCGTAGATGGAGCAGCTGTAAAAGAAGTCGGACAACTTACCTATCAACATGCGAAAGAATATGTTGATCAGCTGATGACAGTGGACGAAGGATTAGTTTGTTCTACAATTTTAGAATTGTATAGTAAGCAAGCAATTGTCGCAGAACCTGCAGGAGCGTTAAGTGTCGCGGCATTAGAAGCGATACAAGACGAAATTAAAGGGAAAACCGTTATTTGTATCATTAGTGGCGGGAATAATGACATTAATCGTATGGCTGAAATTGAAGAACGTTCATTGATATATCAAGGATTGATGAATTACTTTGTTATCAATTTTCCTCAACGCCCAGGAGCATTGAAAGAATTTGTTAACGATGTATTAGGTCCAGATGATGATATTACTCGTTTTGAATATACGAAAAAAATCAATCGTGGCTCAGGTCCAGTTGTTTTAGGTGTTTTATCAAAAACACGTGAGGATGTACCAAGTTTATTTGAGCGAATTGTTGAATTTGATCCAACATACATTGATTTAAGTGAAAACCAATCGTTATTCACCTTATTAGTCTAA
- a CDS encoding tetratricopeptide repeat protein, with amino-acid sequence MTYSEKMLQALQNEDLAEAQLSLEEALKKDDDAILAELGEELLAIGFLEEAKVVFATLKERQPKEDAYYLPLAEIAIENNEIEEAFDYLEAIPTTSDAYPQALLITADLYQVLGIPEVSEAKLKEAAQLLPDENLIQFALAELYFSMDKFSEAEKIYRSLLQDEELDITGVSMTERIGSSLSMQGNFEDAVLFLEEALEEEQTDDRLFQTAFVYLQLKENEKAIYYLQQLRALNPQYQALYLYLAEALQEEELLEEAQAVIEEGIQENPFQVDFYHFASENSYRLHDAKKAEEFLVKALETGEKTDETLLTLSNLYLNEEMFEEVIDAVGRMEEQENPYALWNLAHAYNELEEFDSAAKYYEEANDALHHEPEFMKEYGIFLREEGRLEEASHLLSHYLAHEPGDLEVQSILDDLSER; translated from the coding sequence ATGACATACAGTGAAAAAATGCTTCAAGCATTACAAAATGAAGATTTGGCTGAAGCGCAATTATCTTTAGAAGAAGCATTAAAAAAAGACGATGATGCTATTTTAGCAGAATTAGGCGAAGAATTATTAGCGATTGGCTTTTTAGAAGAGGCGAAAGTTGTTTTTGCAACTTTAAAAGAACGTCAACCGAAAGAAGACGCGTATTATTTACCGCTTGCTGAAATTGCGATTGAGAATAATGAAATTGAAGAAGCTTTTGATTATTTAGAAGCTATTCCAACCACAAGTGACGCGTATCCACAAGCGTTATTGATTACAGCAGATTTGTATCAAGTTTTAGGAATTCCAGAAGTAAGTGAAGCAAAATTAAAAGAAGCTGCTCAGTTACTTCCAGATGAAAATCTGATTCAATTTGCTTTAGCAGAGTTATATTTTTCAATGGATAAGTTTTCTGAAGCAGAAAAAATTTATCGTTCTTTATTACAAGATGAAGAGTTAGATATTACAGGCGTGTCTATGACTGAAAGAATCGGTTCTTCATTAAGTATGCAAGGAAACTTTGAAGACGCAGTATTGTTTTTAGAAGAAGCGTTAGAAGAAGAACAAACAGATGATCGTTTATTCCAAACAGCTTTTGTCTATTTACAATTGAAAGAAAATGAGAAAGCTATTTATTATTTACAACAATTACGTGCATTGAATCCACAATATCAAGCATTGTATTTATATCTAGCAGAAGCGCTACAAGAAGAAGAATTATTAGAAGAAGCACAAGCAGTCATTGAGGAAGGGATTCAAGAAAATCCATTTCAAGTTGACTTTTATCATTTTGCTTCTGAAAATAGTTACCGTCTGCATGATGCTAAAAAAGCAGAAGAATTCTTGGTGAAAGCTTTAGAAACTGGCGAAAAGACTGATGAAACATTATTGACATTAAGTAATTTGTACTTAAATGAAGAAATGTTTGAAGAAGTCATTGATGCAGTTGGTCGTATGGAAGAACAAGAAAATCCATATGCTTTATGGAATTTAGCGCATGCTTATAATGAATTAGAAGAATTTGATTCTGCTGCAAAATACTATGAAGAAGCAAATGATGCGTTACATCATGAACCAGAATTCATGAAAGAATATGGTATTTTCTTACGAGAAGAAGGTCGCCTAGAAGAAGCTAGTCATCTATTGTCTCATTATTTGGCTCATGAACCAGGTGATTTGGAGGTACAGTCTATTTTAGACGATTTATCAGAAAGATAG
- a CDS encoding YpiB family protein, with amino-acid sequence MTINVADKKRFLNWLVSHESFSRREVSWILNYLTNHETILKNVHFVEIADKTPRGICVQTTTIEGEAMSLFLEGKVFTDSDQIFHEIRLNWKNPLYLECRFNRSWENEFFLAVLEDNPYHRWNETLDADVVSKVEEYFFKEDVEMKIADLYRQIDQALENDNHELFLQLSAEVNQLLEKKALVTE; translated from the coding sequence ATGACCATCAATGTTGCAGATAAAAAACGTTTTTTAAATTGGTTAGTGTCACATGAGTCTTTTTCACGACGAGAAGTTTCTTGGATTTTGAATTATTTAACGAATCACGAGACGATATTGAAAAATGTTCATTTTGTTGAAATTGCTGATAAAACGCCTCGCGGAATTTGTGTGCAAACAACGACTATTGAAGGTGAGGCGATGTCCTTATTTTTAGAAGGGAAAGTCTTTACTGATAGTGATCAAATTTTCCATGAAATTCGTTTGAATTGGAAAAATCCGTTATACTTAGAATGTCGTTTTAATCGTTCATGGGAAAATGAATTCTTTTTGGCTGTTTTAGAAGACAATCCTTATCATCGTTGGAACGAAACCTTAGATGCTGACGTTGTTTCTAAGGTAGAGGAATATTTTTTTAAAGAAGATGTAGAGATGAAAATTGCCGATTTATATAGACAAATCGATCAAGCCTTAGAAAATGATAATCACGAATTGTTTCTACAATTATCTGCCGAGGTTAATCAGCTATTAGAAAAGAAAGCATTAGTGACTGAATAA
- a CDS encoding ISL3 family transposase, with protein MNNHIKKMLRITDPSLKIIHVSYETIKNRQTIVIEATCSPYQKSCPNCGCTAQNQFGKLSIVKNGKKCVRVRLDQYNHLPTIIKIFKQRYKCKECSSNWTAQSSLVEKRCSIGYHVKFKVIDLLKEKCSLTLIAKLCHVSITTVIRILKGLRTYIPNPNTSSLPSVLMVDEFRSHASLEDKMSFICADGETGKLVDILPKRKLNKLTHYFMENPSRMNVRYLVTDMNAAYDQLTKRVFPNAKVVIDRFHIIKHLNKSFQDFRVKEMKRIAVTKNKEAYFKLKANWRYLTKNRSLIQHTEYKTWRSFRAPKYPYLTEAMMIDRLLNYSPALKETYECFHNIKLQGLTKYEEGIRNAMVYPYSNGKIEAKNTHIKTLKRVSYGFKSFDNMRTRIFMMNQLIIVK; from the coding sequence ATGAATAATCATATCAAAAAAATGCTAAGAATTACAGACCCTTCTTTAAAAATTATCCATGTTTCTTACGAAACTATCAAAAATAGACAAACAATCGTCATTGAGGCTACTTGTTCTCCTTATCAAAAGAGCTGTCCAAATTGTGGATGTACAGCTCAAAATCAGTTCGGAAAGCTTTCAATTGTGAAGAATGGAAAAAAATGTGTACGTGTACGATTAGATCAATACAATCATCTTCCAACAATTATCAAGATATTTAAACAGCGATACAAGTGTAAAGAATGTTCAAGTAACTGGACTGCCCAAAGTTCTTTAGTTGAAAAACGTTGTTCGATTGGCTATCATGTAAAATTCAAAGTTATCGATTTATTAAAAGAAAAATGCTCACTTACGTTGATTGCTAAACTTTGTCATGTTTCTATCACCACAGTGATTCGAATCCTGAAAGGATTACGCACTTATATTCCAAATCCTAACACATCTAGTTTGCCTAGTGTATTAATGGTGGATGAATTTCGTTCTCACGCTTCTTTAGAAGATAAAATGAGTTTTATTTGTGCAGATGGGGAAACGGGAAAACTCGTGGATATTTTACCAAAGAGGAAATTAAACAAATTAACACACTATTTTATGGAAAACCCTTCTCGAATGAATGTCCGTTATCTCGTAACGGATATGAATGCAGCTTACGACCAATTAACGAAACGTGTCTTTCCAAATGCGAAAGTAGTCATCGATCGATTTCACATCATAAAACATTTAAATAAATCCTTTCAGGATTTTAGAGTTAAAGAAATGAAGCGAATCGCTGTGACGAAAAATAAAGAAGCCTACTTTAAATTAAAAGCAAATTGGCGTTATCTCACAAAAAATAGAAGCTTAATCCAACATACAGAATATAAAACATGGCGAAGTTTTCGTGCACCTAAATATCCATATTTAACAGAAGCTATGATGATCGATCGTTTATTGAATTACTCACCAGCTTTAAAAGAAACTTATGAATGCTTCCATAATATAAAACTCCAAGGACTAACTAAGTATGAAGAAGGCATACGAAATGCCATGGTATATCCTTATTCTAACGGAAAAATAGAAGCTAAAAATACACACATCAAAACACTGAAGCGAGTGAGTTATGGATTTAAATCCTTTGACAATATGAGAACGAGAATTTTTATGATGAATCAGTTGATTATTGTAAAATAA
- a CDS encoding IS4 family transposase, with product MDKYKTNSAFNKWFSAINLENLSVCAKQFIVNYNSYRKKLSFEAVLKLFLYAINEEKESLRDLSTSLINESLQLETDVTTISHTQLSRAFNALDSSVLEEIFQRLLEKVHYQTRPTKRNSLYLIDSSTFSLSLKRHKWATFRQTKSGVKLHLNYCYMDDTTMYPTDFTLTNAREHDVNQLPLLVNKPEATYVFDRGYLDFEKMDQMHWDGYFFVTRIKKNTTVRLIETLEKSPEKEILRDESVRLGSKAYVTTLLRLVTVQDDTGRVFQFITNRMDCTSKEIADMYHARWQIELFFKHIKQHMTSKTFFSQSEQGVQNQLILTMISALLTFLIKLETKTVKSVFQIKRFFRYLLFQPVECWLEKLIPT from the coding sequence GTGGATAAGTATAAAACAAATTCTGCATTTAATAAATGGTTTTCTGCCATAAATTTAGAAAATCTTTCTGTTTGTGCTAAACAATTCATTGTCAATTACAATTCATATCGGAAAAAACTCTCTTTTGAAGCGGTTCTGAAGCTCTTTCTCTACGCCATTAACGAAGAAAAAGAAAGCTTACGTGATTTGAGTACCTCTCTAATCAACGAATCACTTCAGCTAGAAACTGATGTGACAACTATCAGTCATACTCAATTATCGCGTGCATTTAATGCCCTTGATTCAAGCGTGTTAGAAGAAATCTTCCAACGGCTTTTAGAAAAAGTCCACTATCAGACAAGACCAACGAAACGAAACAGTCTGTATCTGATTGATTCCAGTACCTTTTCTCTCAGTTTGAAACGTCATAAGTGGGCGACTTTTCGCCAAACAAAATCAGGTGTTAAGTTACACTTAAACTACTGTTATATGGACGATACTACGATGTATCCCACTGATTTTACCTTAACGAATGCCCGTGAACATGATGTCAATCAACTGCCCTTGCTGGTGAATAAACCTGAAGCGACCTACGTTTTTGATCGTGGCTACTTGGATTTTGAAAAGATGGACCAGATGCATTGGGATGGCTACTTCTTCGTTACACGTATCAAGAAAAACACCACTGTTCGCTTGATTGAAACCTTGGAAAAATCACCCGAAAAAGAAATTCTACGAGATGAATCGGTTCGTTTGGGTTCTAAAGCGTATGTGACAACGCTGCTTCGTTTGGTCACCGTTCAAGATGACACAGGACGAGTGTTTCAATTTATTACTAATCGAATGGACTGCACGTCAAAAGAAATAGCGGACATGTATCACGCTCGGTGGCAAATCGAATTGTTTTTCAAACACATCAAACAACACATGACCAGTAAAACCTTCTTTTCTCAAAGTGAACAGGGCGTGCAGAATCAATTGATTCTAACGATGATTTCTGCACTGCTCACGTTTCTCATCAAATTGGAAACAAAGACAGTAAAATCGGTGTTTCAGATCAAACGATTCTTTCGATATTTACTCTTTCAACCAGTTGAATGTTGGTTAGAAAAGTTAATTCCCACATGA
- a CDS encoding aspartate/glutamate racemase family protein yields the protein MTYFQRKWFSEYSERFLCNTSDYEQINQLVNQRLGGLHSAKILLASVDFDEIEKLQSQNEWEKSGQILGEVAKSLEKAGAEFFLICTNTMHKVADQVQEAVTIPMLHIADATIKELNQNKITKVGLLGTKYTMQQDFYKQRILASNIEVLVPESEDIEKINQVIFNELVLGEITPESKQEYQIIIEKLIAAGAQGIILGCTEIGLLIQQDDVTIPIFDKTVIHSKAAVDYALNDSEQLN from the coding sequence TTGACCTATTTCCAGAGAAAGTGGTTTTCAGAATATTCTGAAAGGTTTTTATGCAACACTAGTGATTATGAACAAATCAATCAATTAGTCAATCAACGATTAGGAGGTTTGCATTCGGCCAAGATTCTTTTAGCTAGTGTTGATTTTGATGAGATCGAAAAACTGCAATCACAAAATGAATGGGAAAAAAGTGGTCAAATACTTGGAGAAGTTGCTAAGAGTTTGGAAAAAGCAGGAGCAGAATTTTTTTTAATTTGTACCAATACCATGCATAAGGTCGCAGACCAGGTCCAAGAGGCGGTAACAATCCCTATGCTGCATATCGCAGACGCAACAATCAAAGAATTGAATCAAAACAAAATTACCAAAGTGGGATTGTTAGGAACCAAATATACGATGCAGCAAGACTTTTACAAGCAACGAATCCTTGCTTCTAATATTGAGGTACTTGTGCCTGAGTCGGAAGATATAGAGAAGATCAATCAAGTGATTTTCAATGAACTTGTCTTAGGTGAGATTACTCCCGAGTCCAAACAAGAGTATCAAATCATTATTGAAAAATTGATCGCAGCTGGTGCACAGGGAATCATCCTCGGATGTACAGAAATCGGTTTGTTGATCCAGCAGGATGACGTGACGATCCCGATTTTTGACAAGACAGTGATCCACTCAAAAGCAGCAGTGGATTATGCTTTAAATGATTCGGAGCAACTAAACTAG
- a CDS encoding MetQ/NlpA family ABC transporter substrate-binding protein, with product MKKGWKKIIGLSLLGAVFLGLAACGNSGDTSETGAAEGGNEEPKTIVVGAGATPHAEILEDVKGRLAEEGYDLEIKVFDDFVLPNTALADGDLDINLYQHEPFLINFNEEHDTDLVVAGDTKYYFLPLGIYPGQTSSLDELADGAKVSIPNDATNGGRALLLLQDAGLIQLKEDADITATVSDIVENPKNLELVELDAAQVVRSLDDVDIAVINANYVLGSDLSVNEDTLLTEAKDSQAAETYACVAAVKDGAQDDEAIQAFLAALGSDETREFIEETYQGAVIPVF from the coding sequence ATGAAAAAGGGTTGGAAAAAAATTATCGGTTTAAGTTTATTAGGTGCAGTGTTTCTAGGTTTGGCAGCTTGTGGAAATAGCGGTGATACTTCAGAGACAGGAGCTGCTGAAGGTGGCAATGAAGAACCAAAAACGATTGTTGTAGGTGCCGGAGCAACACCGCACGCAGAAATTTTAGAAGATGTGAAAGGTCGTTTGGCTGAAGAGGGTTACGATTTAGAGATCAAAGTGTTTGACGATTTTGTATTGCCAAATACAGCATTAGCAGATGGCGATCTAGACATCAATTTGTACCAGCACGAGCCGTTTTTGATCAATTTCAACGAAGAGCATGATACAGATCTGGTTGTTGCAGGCGATACGAAATACTATTTCTTGCCTTTAGGTATCTATCCTGGACAAACATCTTCTTTGGATGAACTGGCAGACGGCGCAAAAGTTTCAATTCCGAATGATGCAACTAATGGGGGCCGTGCCTTACTGTTGTTACAGGATGCAGGATTAATCCAATTAAAAGAGGACGCAGACATTACGGCAACAGTGAGTGATATAGTAGAAAATCCTAAAAATTTGGAACTTGTTGAACTAGATGCTGCTCAAGTTGTTCGTTCTCTGGATGATGTGGATATTGCTGTCATCAATGCCAACTACGTTTTAGGTTCTGACTTGAGTGTCAATGAGGATACATTGCTGACTGAAGCGAAGGATTCACAAGCCGCAGAAACCTATGCTTGTGTAGCAGCTGTTAAAGACGGTGCCCAAGACGATGAAGCGATCCAAGCATTTCTTGCAGCTTTAGGATCTGATGAAACAAGAGAATTTATCGAAGAAACCTATCAAGGAGCGGTCATTCCAGTATTTTAA
- the tnpA gene encoding IS200/IS605 family transposase: MKKANESLSHTTWKCKYHIVFAPKYRRQVIYGKYKKSIGEIIRTLCERKGVEIIEANACKDHIHLLVSIPPKYSVSGFVGYLKGKSSLMIFDRHANLKYRYGNRKFWCRGYYVDTVGRNKKQIEEYIRNQVQEDYVADQLTLFEEYDPFTGQKNKKK, translated from the coding sequence ATGAAAAAGGCTAATGAAAGTTTATCACACACGACATGGAAATGTAAGTACCACATTGTTTTTGCACCAAAATATAGACGACAAGTGATTTATGGAAAGTATAAGAAAAGTATAGGTGAGATCATCCGAACATTATGTGAAAGAAAAGGAGTGGAGATCATCGAAGCAAATGCGTGCAAAGATCATATCCACTTACTCGTAAGTATCCCACCAAAATATAGTGTATCAGGTTTTGTAGGCTATTTAAAAGGCAAGAGTAGCTTAATGATTTTTGACAGACATGCGAATTTGAAGTATCGGTATGGGAACCGAAAATTTTGGTGTAGAGGGTATTACGTGGATACAGTAGGAAGAAATAAGAAGCAGATCGAAGAATACATTCGGAATCAAGTACAAGAAGATTATGTAGCAGATCAGCTAACATTGTTTGAAGAGTATGATCCGTTTACAGGACAAAAAAACAAGAAGAAGTGA
- a CDS encoding IS4 family transposase, with product MDKYKTNSAFNKWFSAINLENLSVCAKQFIVNYNSYRKKLSFEAVLKLFLYAINEEKESLRDLSTSLINESLQLETDVTTISHTQLSRAFNALDSSVLEEIFQRLLEKVHYQTRPTKRNSLYLIDSSTFSLSLKRHKWATFRQTKSGVKLHLNYCYMDDTTMYPTDFTLTNAREHDVNQLPLLVNKPEATYVFDRGYLDFEKMDQMHWDGYFFVTRIKKNTTVRLIETLEKSPEKEILRDESVRLGSKAYVTTLLRLVTVQDDTGRVFQFITNRMDCTSKEIADMYHARWQIELFFKHIKQHMTSKTFFSQSEQGVQNQLILTMISALLTFLIKLETKTVKSVFQIKRFFRYLLFQPVECWLEKLIPT from the coding sequence TTCTGCCATAAATTTAGAAAATCTTTCTGTTTGTGCTAAACAATTCATTGTCAATTACAATTCATATCGGAAAAAACTCTCTTTTGAAGCGGTTCTGAAGCTCTTTCTCTACGCCATTAACGAAGAAAAAGAAAGCTTACGTGATTTGAGTACCTCTCTAATCAACGAATCACTTCAGCTAGAAACTGATGTGACAACTATCAGTCATACTCAATTATCGCGTGCATTTAATGCCCTTGATTCAAGCGTGTTAGAAGAAATCTTCCAACGGCTTTTAGAAAAAGTCCACTATCAGACAAGACCAACGAAACGAAACAGTCTGTATCTGATTGATTCCAGTACCTTTTCTCTCAGTTTGAAACGTCATAAGTGGGCGACTTTTCGCCAAACAAAATCAGGTGTTAAGTTACACTTAAACTACTGTTATATGGACGATACTACGATGTATCCCACTGATTTTACCTTAACGAATGCCCGTGAACATGATGTCAATCAACTGCCCTTGCTGGTGAATAAACCTGAAGCGACCTACGTTTTTGATCGTGGCTACTTGGATTTTGAAAAGATGGACCAGATGCATTGGGATGGCTACTTCTTCGTTACACGTATCAAGAAAAACACCACTGTTCGCTTGATTGAAACCTTGGAAAAATCACCCGAAAAAGAAATTCTACGAGATGAATCGGTTCGTTTGGGTTCTAAAGCGTATGTGACAACGCTGCTTCGTTTGGTCACCGTTCAAGATGACACAGGACGAGTGTTTCAATTTATTACTAATCGAATGGACTGCACGTCAAAAGAAATAGCGGACATGTATCACGCTCGGTGGCAAATCGAATTGTTTTTCAAACACATCAAACAACACATGACCAGTAAAACCTTCTTTTCTCAAAGTGAACAGGGCGTGCAGAATCAATTGATTCTAACGATGATTTCTGCACTGCTCACGTTTCTCATCAAATTGGAAACAAAGACAGTAAAATCGGTGTTTCAGATCAAACGATTCTTTCGATATTTACTCTTTCAACCAGTTGAATGTTGGTTAGAAAAGTTAATTCCCACATGA